One part of the Anopheles merus strain MAF chromosome 3L, AmerM5.1, whole genome shotgun sequence genome encodes these proteins:
- the LOC121599916 gene encoding SET and MYND domain-containing protein 4-like, translating into METEAEAVPVLVASRSCRNDRKLVEFIIQQRMLLLDTRWLLSTGWFKKDNDLALRMYERIPATFNSHTVLKLNQVIAYSEARSERLKHAYLQRALHAYANREDFYCMYNLWHLEEVDEIGGLLNPLYQELYQELSRAACDRRSGIINPSPQHDVHYQHCFANVLCKELPECGRFLTPQRRCQRGSTVMCERPYVRLLVADRYFRCHYCLAHAPLVLIPCPSCSSTLYCSNTCRNRAYDEYHAMECAMLACLRIQFTTLEHLAVRLTCHVINMFAGQLDQLEPYVRSLLASFTPSSHSTPYERDAPESPCKQYARIYHLATNRRQITRAVLTENGLRAVSLAKLLVEQNKLPAGLLPIIAELTVRHMHIAAANVLPLHRSDADPAVESQNKTSTRYALVLLTTGSRLNHACSPNLAYQLTQNGTISFLAKHHICQGMQLTIDYRLIEGDNRSRFKCQCAKCVFERDRITHSA; encoded by the exons ATGGAAACCGAAGCTGAAGCAGTGCCTGTGCTAGTCGCCTCAAGAAGCTGCCGCAACGATCGAAAGCTAGTTGAGTTCATAATTCAACAGCGCATGCTGTTGCTGGACACTCGGTGGCTACTTAGCACTGGCTGGTTCAAGAAGGACAACGACCTTGCGCTGCGGATGTACGAACGAATTCCGGCCACTTTCAACAGTCACACTGTGCTCAAACTAAACCAGGTTATAGCCTACAGTGAGGCTCGCTCAGAACGGCTCAAACATGCATACCTTCAGCGAGCTTTGCACGCATACGCCAACCGTGAAGACTTCTACTGCATGTACAACCTGTGGCATTTGGAGGAAGTGGACGAGATCGGTGGCCTGTTGAACCCTCTGTACCAAGAGTTGTACCAGGAATTGAGCCGTGCCGCGTGTGATCGACGGTCAGGAATCATCAATCCTTCGCCGCAACATGACGTTCATTACCAGCACTGCTTCGCGAATGTATTGTGCAAAGAACTACCCGAGTGTGGCCGTTTTCTAACGCCACAGAGAAGATGCCAGCGGGGCAGCACCGTTATGTGTGAGCGGCCTTACGTTAGGCTGCTGGTGGCCGACCGGTACTTCCGGTGTCACTACTGCCTGGCACACGCGCCACTAGTGCTCATTCCCTGTCCCTCCTGCTCGTCCACCCTGTACTGCTCGAACACGTGTCGGAACCGCGCCTATGACGAATACCACGCGATGGAGTGTGCCATGCTAGCTTGTCTTCGTATTCAGTTTACCACTTTGGAGCATCTCGCCGTACGGCTGACGTGTCATGTCATCAACATGTTTGCCGGCCAACTTGATCAACTCGAACCGTACGTACGTTCGTTGCTAGCGAGTTTCACACCAAGCTCGCACAGCACACCGTACGAAAGAGATGCACCAGAAAGTCCCTGTAAGCAGTACGCTAGGATATATCATCTAGCCACGAATCGTCGACAAATCACCAGAGCGGTGCTTACGGAAAATGGACTCCGCGCGGTCTCGTTGGCGAAGCTGCTTGTTGAACAGAACAAGCTGCCGGCCGGACTGCTGCCCATCATTGCTGAGCTCACTGTGCGACACATGCACATTGCCGCTGCCAATGTGCTGCCGTTGCACCGTTCCGATGCAGATCCGGCAGTTGAATCGCAGAACAAAACGTCGACTCGGTACGCGCTGGTGCTGCTGACCACGGGAAGCAGGCTAAACCATGCGTGTAGTCCCAATTTAGCGTACCAGTTGACGCAGAACGGAACGATAAGCTTCTTAGCGAAGCACCACATCTGCCAAGGGATGCAGCTAACGATCGATTACAG ATTGATCGAAGGTGACAACAGGTCCCGATTTAAATGCCAGTGTGCGAAATGCGTATTCGAGCGTGATCGCATCACTCACTCTGCTTGA
- the LOC121600648 gene encoding SET and MYND domain-containing protein 4 isoform X2: MSSPNLPHSRTRVSTLFCSANRSRFPASGMSDSLEEKFGAWELFEQLWEKETQLDYESILRDAPYHDRLKLSRDTKNSAKAQSLRTKGNQLLKVKRYVAALKCYNESIAFSEKGSEERAIAYANRSFICYELHRYEECLQNVRLARESNYPEHLASKLVKREEDAKKALQDGANKGCEKSTNGASSDTTDDSKLCDSELKLSYDAYETVPQVAQCLELSESDQFGRYVATNRNLQAGDVVIIEQPFSRLLLDVYRHVRCDFCHRESIFTLLPCESCTVAMYCSGSCASQAARQYHRYECPIIRDMWRIFTKLPVMSLRTVTTAISAFEYDLPAMWEHLQALDKAKVNAFTMDWTSASAKDIYDTVHVLETNERTRDRKDRMVRVFYTTIIYRLLEERCPELGELCGMNDNVRELLNELILRHLQTGPVNMHSLHYMEYQPEQRVYEMENHVSACFPILSMLNHSCASNVTRITLRDGRCAVLVTRPIAKGGQLYDNYGMHHCLMSRKERKTELLKQYRFICECEACVNNYPLYFELPAIDSSRYGMIDTQSLHAELVLHQKDKAAELLPKLRRYLNDIGDQYPRSETCSCQELFLRAFQILYMPTSESAEYFKYCNP; this comes from the exons ATGAG CTCTCCAAACTTGCCCCACTCACGCACGCGTGTTTCGACACTATTCTGTTCAG CCAATCGTTCCCGGTTTCCGGCTTCCGGCATGAGTGATTCGCTCGAGGAAAAGTTCGGCGCCTGGGAGCTGTTCGAGCAGCTGTGGGAGAAAGAGACACAGCTTGATTATGAATCCATACTCCGGGACGCTCCCTACCACGATCGGCTCAAGCTTTCGCGCGACACTAAAAACAGTGCGAAGGCGCAAAGTTTGCGCACCAAGGGCAATCAGCTGCTGAAAGTGAAACGATACGTAGCAGCACTTAAATGCTACAACGAAAGTATCGCCTTCTCCGAGAAAGGTTCGGAGGAAAGGGCCATAGCGTACGCGAACCGGTCGTTCATTTGCTACGAGCTGCATCGGTACGAAGAATGCTTGCAGAACGTACGGCTGGCGCGGGAATCCAACTATCCGGAGCACCTTGCGTCAAAGCTGGTCAAACGGGAGGAGGACGCGAAGAAAGCTTTACAGGATGGGGCCAACAAGGGCTGCGAAAAATCAACTAATGGAGCAAGCAGCGACACCACTGATGATAGCAAACTATGTGATAGCGAGCTTAAGCTAAGTTACGACGCGTACGAAACAGTGCCGCAAGTGGCGCAATGTTTGGAGCTGAGCGAAAGCGACCAATTTGGCCGGTATGTGGCCACCAACCGAAACTTGCAGGCCGGCGATGTCGTAATAATAGAGCAACCGTTTAGCCGTCTGCTGCTTGACGTTTATCGGCACGTACGGTGTGATTTTTGTCACCGGGAGAGCATTTTTACGCTGCTTCCGTGCGAGAGCTGTACCGTGGCCATGTACTGTTCTGGCAGCTGCGCGAGCCAAGCCGCCCGACAGTACCACCGGTACGAGTGTCCAATAATACGCGATATGTGGCGCATTTTCACCAAGCTGCCCGTAATGTCCTTGCGCACTGTCACCACCGCGATCAGCGCGTTCGAGTACGATCTGCCGGCGATGTGGGAGCATCTGCAGGCGTTAGATAAGGCGAAGGTAAATGCTTTCACCATGGACTGGACGAGTGCAAGCGCGAAAGACATTTACGACACGGTGCACGTGCTGGAGACGAACGAGCGTACCCGCGATCGCAAGGATCGTATGGTGCGGGTGTTTTACACTACCATCATTTATCGACTGCTAGAGGAACGCTGCCCCGAGCTTGGCGAGCTGTGCGGGATGAACGATAACGTACGGGAGCTGCTGAATGAGCTGATACTGCGCCATCTACAGACGGGGCCGGTTAATATGCATTCGCTGCACTACATGGAGTATCAGCCGGAACAGCGGGTGTACGAGATGGAGAACCACGTTTCCGCTTGCTTTCCGATACTGAGCATGCTGAACCACTCTTGCGCTTCCAACGTGACACGCATCACGCTGCGCGACGGCCGGTGCGCAGTGTTAGTTACGCGTCCCATTGCCAAAGGTGGACAGCTTTACGACAACTATGG tatgCATCACTGCCTGATGTCTCGCAAGGAACGGAAGACGGAACTGTTGAAGCAGTACCGGTTCATTTGTGAATGTGAGGCGTGCGTGAACAATTATCCGCTGTACTTCGAGCTTCCTGCTATCGATTCGTCCCGGTACGGTATGATAGATACACAGTCGCTGCACGCCGAGCTGGTACTGCATCAGAAGGATAAGGCGGCCGAATTGTTGCCGAAGCTGCGGCGCTACCTGAACGATATAGGAGATCAGTATCCGCGGAGCGAAACCTGCTCGTGTCAGGAACTGTTTTTGCGCGCGTTTCAAATCCTTTACATGCCGACGTCGGAAAGTGCCGAGTACTTTAAATACTGTAACCCATAG
- the LOC121600648 gene encoding SET and MYND domain-containing protein 4 isoform X1: MVNKKHPLHHPGLLCHKIDLPRLFPANRSRFPASGMSDSLEEKFGAWELFEQLWEKETQLDYESILRDAPYHDRLKLSRDTKNSAKAQSLRTKGNQLLKVKRYVAALKCYNESIAFSEKGSEERAIAYANRSFICYELHRYEECLQNVRLARESNYPEHLASKLVKREEDAKKALQDGANKGCEKSTNGASSDTTDDSKLCDSELKLSYDAYETVPQVAQCLELSESDQFGRYVATNRNLQAGDVVIIEQPFSRLLLDVYRHVRCDFCHRESIFTLLPCESCTVAMYCSGSCASQAARQYHRYECPIIRDMWRIFTKLPVMSLRTVTTAISAFEYDLPAMWEHLQALDKAKVNAFTMDWTSASAKDIYDTVHVLETNERTRDRKDRMVRVFYTTIIYRLLEERCPELGELCGMNDNVRELLNELILRHLQTGPVNMHSLHYMEYQPEQRVYEMENHVSACFPILSMLNHSCASNVTRITLRDGRCAVLVTRPIAKGGQLYDNYGMHHCLMSRKERKTELLKQYRFICECEACVNNYPLYFELPAIDSSRYGMIDTQSLHAELVLHQKDKAAELLPKLRRYLNDIGDQYPRSETCSCQELFLRAFQILYMPTSESAEYFKYCNP, translated from the exons ATG GTAAATAAGAAACATCCGCTACATCACCCCGGACTGTTGTGTCACAAAATCGATCTTCCCCGTCTGTTCCCAGCCAATCGTTCCCGGTTTCCGGCTTCCGGCATGAGTGATTCGCTCGAGGAAAAGTTCGGCGCCTGGGAGCTGTTCGAGCAGCTGTGGGAGAAAGAGACACAGCTTGATTATGAATCCATACTCCGGGACGCTCCCTACCACGATCGGCTCAAGCTTTCGCGCGACACTAAAAACAGTGCGAAGGCGCAAAGTTTGCGCACCAAGGGCAATCAGCTGCTGAAAGTGAAACGATACGTAGCAGCACTTAAATGCTACAACGAAAGTATCGCCTTCTCCGAGAAAGGTTCGGAGGAAAGGGCCATAGCGTACGCGAACCGGTCGTTCATTTGCTACGAGCTGCATCGGTACGAAGAATGCTTGCAGAACGTACGGCTGGCGCGGGAATCCAACTATCCGGAGCACCTTGCGTCAAAGCTGGTCAAACGGGAGGAGGACGCGAAGAAAGCTTTACAGGATGGGGCCAACAAGGGCTGCGAAAAATCAACTAATGGAGCAAGCAGCGACACCACTGATGATAGCAAACTATGTGATAGCGAGCTTAAGCTAAGTTACGACGCGTACGAAACAGTGCCGCAAGTGGCGCAATGTTTGGAGCTGAGCGAAAGCGACCAATTTGGCCGGTATGTGGCCACCAACCGAAACTTGCAGGCCGGCGATGTCGTAATAATAGAGCAACCGTTTAGCCGTCTGCTGCTTGACGTTTATCGGCACGTACGGTGTGATTTTTGTCACCGGGAGAGCATTTTTACGCTGCTTCCGTGCGAGAGCTGTACCGTGGCCATGTACTGTTCTGGCAGCTGCGCGAGCCAAGCCGCCCGACAGTACCACCGGTACGAGTGTCCAATAATACGCGATATGTGGCGCATTTTCACCAAGCTGCCCGTAATGTCCTTGCGCACTGTCACCACCGCGATCAGCGCGTTCGAGTACGATCTGCCGGCGATGTGGGAGCATCTGCAGGCGTTAGATAAGGCGAAGGTAAATGCTTTCACCATGGACTGGACGAGTGCAAGCGCGAAAGACATTTACGACACGGTGCACGTGCTGGAGACGAACGAGCGTACCCGCGATCGCAAGGATCGTATGGTGCGGGTGTTTTACACTACCATCATTTATCGACTGCTAGAGGAACGCTGCCCCGAGCTTGGCGAGCTGTGCGGGATGAACGATAACGTACGGGAGCTGCTGAATGAGCTGATACTGCGCCATCTACAGACGGGGCCGGTTAATATGCATTCGCTGCACTACATGGAGTATCAGCCGGAACAGCGGGTGTACGAGATGGAGAACCACGTTTCCGCTTGCTTTCCGATACTGAGCATGCTGAACCACTCTTGCGCTTCCAACGTGACACGCATCACGCTGCGCGACGGCCGGTGCGCAGTGTTAGTTACGCGTCCCATTGCCAAAGGTGGACAGCTTTACGACAACTATGG tatgCATCACTGCCTGATGTCTCGCAAGGAACGGAAGACGGAACTGTTGAAGCAGTACCGGTTCATTTGTGAATGTGAGGCGTGCGTGAACAATTATCCGCTGTACTTCGAGCTTCCTGCTATCGATTCGTCCCGGTACGGTATGATAGATACACAGTCGCTGCACGCCGAGCTGGTACTGCATCAGAAGGATAAGGCGGCCGAATTGTTGCCGAAGCTGCGGCGCTACCTGAACGATATAGGAGATCAGTATCCGCGGAGCGAAACCTGCTCGTGTCAGGAACTGTTTTTGCGCGCGTTTCAAATCCTTTACATGCCGACGTCGGAAAGTGCCGAGTACTTTAAATACTGTAACCCATAG
- the LOC121600648 gene encoding SET and MYND domain-containing protein 4 isoform X3, whose amino-acid sequence MSDSLEEKFGAWELFEQLWEKETQLDYESILRDAPYHDRLKLSRDTKNSAKAQSLRTKGNQLLKVKRYVAALKCYNESIAFSEKGSEERAIAYANRSFICYELHRYEECLQNVRLARESNYPEHLASKLVKREEDAKKALQDGANKGCEKSTNGASSDTTDDSKLCDSELKLSYDAYETVPQVAQCLELSESDQFGRYVATNRNLQAGDVVIIEQPFSRLLLDVYRHVRCDFCHRESIFTLLPCESCTVAMYCSGSCASQAARQYHRYECPIIRDMWRIFTKLPVMSLRTVTTAISAFEYDLPAMWEHLQALDKAKVNAFTMDWTSASAKDIYDTVHVLETNERTRDRKDRMVRVFYTTIIYRLLEERCPELGELCGMNDNVRELLNELILRHLQTGPVNMHSLHYMEYQPEQRVYEMENHVSACFPILSMLNHSCASNVTRITLRDGRCAVLVTRPIAKGGQLYDNYGMHHCLMSRKERKTELLKQYRFICECEACVNNYPLYFELPAIDSSRYGMIDTQSLHAELVLHQKDKAAELLPKLRRYLNDIGDQYPRSETCSCQELFLRAFQILYMPTSESAEYFKYCNP is encoded by the exons ATGAGTGATTCGCTCGAGGAAAAGTTCGGCGCCTGGGAGCTGTTCGAGCAGCTGTGGGAGAAAGAGACACAGCTTGATTATGAATCCATACTCCGGGACGCTCCCTACCACGATCGGCTCAAGCTTTCGCGCGACACTAAAAACAGTGCGAAGGCGCAAAGTTTGCGCACCAAGGGCAATCAGCTGCTGAAAGTGAAACGATACGTAGCAGCACTTAAATGCTACAACGAAAGTATCGCCTTCTCCGAGAAAGGTTCGGAGGAAAGGGCCATAGCGTACGCGAACCGGTCGTTCATTTGCTACGAGCTGCATCGGTACGAAGAATGCTTGCAGAACGTACGGCTGGCGCGGGAATCCAACTATCCGGAGCACCTTGCGTCAAAGCTGGTCAAACGGGAGGAGGACGCGAAGAAAGCTTTACAGGATGGGGCCAACAAGGGCTGCGAAAAATCAACTAATGGAGCAAGCAGCGACACCACTGATGATAGCAAACTATGTGATAGCGAGCTTAAGCTAAGTTACGACGCGTACGAAACAGTGCCGCAAGTGGCGCAATGTTTGGAGCTGAGCGAAAGCGACCAATTTGGCCGGTATGTGGCCACCAACCGAAACTTGCAGGCCGGCGATGTCGTAATAATAGAGCAACCGTTTAGCCGTCTGCTGCTTGACGTTTATCGGCACGTACGGTGTGATTTTTGTCACCGGGAGAGCATTTTTACGCTGCTTCCGTGCGAGAGCTGTACCGTGGCCATGTACTGTTCTGGCAGCTGCGCGAGCCAAGCCGCCCGACAGTACCACCGGTACGAGTGTCCAATAATACGCGATATGTGGCGCATTTTCACCAAGCTGCCCGTAATGTCCTTGCGCACTGTCACCACCGCGATCAGCGCGTTCGAGTACGATCTGCCGGCGATGTGGGAGCATCTGCAGGCGTTAGATAAGGCGAAGGTAAATGCTTTCACCATGGACTGGACGAGTGCAAGCGCGAAAGACATTTACGACACGGTGCACGTGCTGGAGACGAACGAGCGTACCCGCGATCGCAAGGATCGTATGGTGCGGGTGTTTTACACTACCATCATTTATCGACTGCTAGAGGAACGCTGCCCCGAGCTTGGCGAGCTGTGCGGGATGAACGATAACGTACGGGAGCTGCTGAATGAGCTGATACTGCGCCATCTACAGACGGGGCCGGTTAATATGCATTCGCTGCACTACATGGAGTATCAGCCGGAACAGCGGGTGTACGAGATGGAGAACCACGTTTCCGCTTGCTTTCCGATACTGAGCATGCTGAACCACTCTTGCGCTTCCAACGTGACACGCATCACGCTGCGCGACGGCCGGTGCGCAGTGTTAGTTACGCGTCCCATTGCCAAAGGTGGACAGCTTTACGACAACTATGG tatgCATCACTGCCTGATGTCTCGCAAGGAACGGAAGACGGAACTGTTGAAGCAGTACCGGTTCATTTGTGAATGTGAGGCGTGCGTGAACAATTATCCGCTGTACTTCGAGCTTCCTGCTATCGATTCGTCCCGGTACGGTATGATAGATACACAGTCGCTGCACGCCGAGCTGGTACTGCATCAGAAGGATAAGGCGGCCGAATTGTTGCCGAAGCTGCGGCGCTACCTGAACGATATAGGAGATCAGTATCCGCGGAGCGAAACCTGCTCGTGTCAGGAACTGTTTTTGCGCGCGTTTCAAATCCTTTACATGCCGACGTCGGAAAGTGCCGAGTACTTTAAATACTGTAACCCATAG
- the LOC121600650 gene encoding uncharacterized protein LOC121600650, with the protein MTVTNILIILNLGCEMLYVIDQRLKAQSIPLDKSAQVLREITEVLLDPKFLHYIATAYQQSMLTVQQCRVLLTDIACCSLMRLDISSMDKLWDLMVMIFKWQMFITNKNAQMLLDLTFRHLDGIGRLIPEMRKQILIDNVKKSLLELWEPLCEDEQTIVHRKVYKWLKPYNTKISILIRMGLQKSTGDFEPEPKNNIFYNYYINNIGENIYSKTANLAALKAQSDSMGTASSSSSDMITAGHEIDTLVQQLNIQHDPTDDAANNASATAQTMPQTTSVHGGLNEIVIAEGTNQEHDKSPSTAQLNGKETNSGQEPSPDDVNHSSNHSKESNLDKLMKKIKLEKEDFIVADSGAIDANAELLKMFDQKLDL; encoded by the exons ATGACCGTGACAAACATTTTGATCATACTCAATCTCGGATGTGAAATGCTGTACGTGATCGATCAGCGACTGAAGGCCCAATCCATACCGCTGGACAAATCGGCACAAG TACTACGTGAGATCACCGAAGTGCTACTCGATCCCAAGTTTCTGCACTACATCGCCACGGCCTACCAACAAAGCATGCTGACCGTGCAGCAGTGTCGGGTACTGCTTACCGACATTGCATGCTGTTCACTGATGCGGCTCGACATCAGCTCGATGGACAAGCTGTGGGATCTGATGGTCATGATATTCAAATGGCAAATGTTTATTACCAACAAAAACGCCCAAATGCTGCTCGATCTTACGTTCCGCCATCTCGACGGGATAGGGCGCTTGATACCGGAGATGCGCAAGCAGATACTGATCGACAATGTGAAGAAATCGCTGCTCGAACTGTGGGAACCGCTGTGCGAGGACGAGCAAACCATCGTCCATCGAAAGGTGTACAAATGGCTCAAGCCttacaacacaaaaatatCCATTCTCATACGCATGGGATTGCAAAAATCCACCGGCGATTTTGAGCCAGAACCGAAGAACAACATTTTCTACAACTACTACATCAACAACATTGGTGAGAACATCTACTCCAAAACGGCGAACCTAGCGGCACTGAAAGCGCAAAGCGATTCCATGGGTACTGCAAGCAGCTCCAGTTCTGATATGATAACGGCCGGGCACGAGATCGATACGCTCGTACAGCAGTTGAACATACAGCACGACCCAACAGATGATGCTGCGAACAATGCGTCTGCAACCGCACAAACAATGCCTCAGACGACGTCAGTACACGGTGGGCTGAATGAGATAGTCATTGCAGAAGGTACCAATCAAGAGCATGACAAGAGCCCATCGACGGCCCAGCTTAATGGAAAAGAAACCAATTCCGGACAGGAACCATCGCCAGATGATGTCAACCACTCTTCCAACCACTCGAAGGAAAGCAATCTGGATAAGctgatgaagaaaataaagctCGAAAAGGAGGACTTTATAGTGGCTGATAGTGGAGCTATTGATGCAAATGCGGAGCTGCTAAAGATGTTTGACCAAAAGTTAGATCTTTGA
- the LOC121600653 gene encoding U6 snRNA-associated Sm-like protein LSm8, producing MSGLESYVNNTVSIITADGRNFVGTLKGFDQTVNVILDESHERVYSMTAGIEQVVLGLHIIRGDNIAIIGQLDESVDSKLDFSTIRGMPLEPVVH from the coding sequence ATGTCCGGTCTGGAGTCGTACGTCAACAATACGGTATCGATAATTACCGCCGATGGACGCAACTTTGTCGGCACGCTCAAGGGATTCGACCAGACCGTCAACGTAATACTGGACGAATCGCACGAGCGCGTCTACTCGATGACGGCCGGCATCGAGCAGGTGGTGCTCGGGTTGCACATTATCCGCGGGGATAACATTGCCATCATCGGGCAGCTGGACGAGAGCGTGGACAGTAAGCTAGACTTTAGCACCATCCGCGGCATGCCGCTGGAACCGGTGGTGCACTAA
- the LOC121600651 gene encoding myeloid leukemia factor, whose translation MSLFGMMNDIEEDPIFGHHMRSMRHMSNMLNSLFSDPFGMMGGVGGGLESIAAGPAFGMRHNAMMPFMPPTMNRLLSVGGPADGPSYCSSSVISMTSGPNGPQVYQATSSTRTGPGGIKETRKTVQDSRTGTKKMAIGHHIGERAHIIEREQNISTGVQEERQDFINLDDEEAEDFDREFQAKARTVLGGHGGGRRSEQLALPSTQPAPSQRILSITEVPDNGCESCGNPSDTAICSACSSNNQHSGSHDQQQQQQQLSSRSQQAPTKAAGGRNHHRQQSAAVNNGGQITARRAIRSPASSPLSMASSPVSGTNQHHHHHITTSVHPHPYNASGRKSRPLKGPSSSSASSSSHTHYQ comes from the exons atgtcGCTTTTCGGGATGATGAACGATATAGAGGAAGATCCTATTTTTGG CCATCATATGCGTTCGATGCGCCACATGAGCAACATGCTGAATTCGCTGTTTTCCGACCCGTTCGGTATGATGGGTGGGGTTGGCGGCGGGTTGGAAAGTATCGCCGCCGGGCCTGCGTTCGGGATGCGCCACAACGCGATGATGCCGTTCATGCCGCCGACCATGAACCGTCTGCTGAGTGTGGGCGGCCCGGCCGACGGTCCGTcgtactgcagcagcagcgtcatcTCGATGACGTCCGGCCCGAACGGTCCGCAGGTGTATCAGGCCACGTCGAGCACACGCACCGGCCCGGGCGGCATCAAGGAGACGCGCAAAACCGTACAGGATAGCCGCACTGGCACGAAAAAGATGGCCATCGGGCATCACATCGGCGAGCGGGCCCACATCATTGAGCGGGAGCAGAACATCTCCACCGGGGTGCAGGAGGAACGGCAGGACTTTATCAACCTGGACGACGAGGAGGCGGAAGATTTCGATCGCGAGTTCCAGGCCAAGGCACGCACCGTGCTGGGCGGTCACGGGGGCGGACGTCGTTCGGAGCAGCTGGCACTACCATCGACCCAACCGGC TCCATCGCAGCGCATTCTGTCGATTACCGAGGTGCCGGACAATGGGTGCGAATCGTGCGGCAACCCGAGCGATACTGCGATCTGCAGCgcatgcagcagcaacaaccagcACAGTGGCAGCCAcgatcaacagcagcagcagcaacaactatCGTCCCGATCGCAGCAAGCACCGACAAAAGCAGCCGGAGGACGCAACCATCATCGACAACAGTCCGCTGCCGTGAACAACGGTGGCCAAATCACAGCCCGACGAGCGATCCGATCGCCGGCCTCGTCCCCACTGAGCATGGCCAGTTCGCCAGTCAGTGGCACgaaccaacaccaccaccatcacattACTACAAG TGTGCATCCCCATCCGTACAACGCGTCCGGTCGGAAATCTCGACCACTGAAGGgcccgtcatcatcatcagcgtccTCTTCGTCCCACACACACTATCAGTAA
- the LOC121600652 gene encoding mitochondrial uncoupling protein Bmcp — protein sequence MSDIRDWRPFVYGGMASIMAEFGTFPIDTTKTRLQIQGQKTDRSHSELRYRGMTDAFVKISRQEGVKALYSGIWPAVLRQATYGTIKFGTYYTLKKVATDRGLLHDKAGNESLWCNAACATMAGAISSAIANPTDVLKVRMQVHGRGTSDVGLVQCFREIYVHEGVRGLWRGVGPTAQRAAVIAAVELPVYDFCKLHLMETFGDQVANHFISSFIASLGSAIASTPIDVIRTRLMNQRRVHQLQPSITPAATTTTTTTTTPRLYYTGSVDCAVQTVRNEGFRALYKGFIPTWVRMGPWNIIFFITYEQLKQFY from the exons ATGAGCGATATACGCGACTGGCGGCCGTTTGTATACGGCGGGATGGCATCGATAATGGCTGAATTCG GAACGTTTCCCATCGACACCACCAAAACTCGTTTGCAAATTCAAGGCCAAAAGACTGATCGATCACACAGCGAGCTGCGGTACCGTGGTATGACCGATGCGTTCGTGAAAATTTCCCGCCAAGAAGGTGTGAAGGCCCTTTATTCTGG CATATGGCCGGCAGTGCTGCGGCAGGCCACGTACGGTACGATCAAGTTCGGCACGTACTACACGCTCAAGAAGGTGGCCACCGATCGCGGGCTGCTCCACGACAAGGCCGGCAACGAGAGCCTTTGGTGTAATGCGGCCTGCGCCACGATGGCCGGCGCAATTTCGAGCGCCATCGCCAACCCGACCGACGTGCTGAAGGTGCGCATGCAGGTGCACGGCCGGGGCACTAGCGATGTGGGGCTGGTACAATGCTTCCGCGAAATCTACGTCCACGAGGGCGTCCGGGGGCTGTGGCGGGGCGTGGGCCCGACAGCCCAGCGGGCAGCAGTCATAGCGGCCGTCGAGCTGCCGGTGTACGATTTCTGCAAGCTGCACCTGATGGAAACGTTCGGCGATCAGGTGGCGAATCATTTcat CTCTAGTTTTATCGCGAGCTTAGGAAGTGCGATTGCTTCAACACCAATCGATGTGATACGG acTCGTCTCATGAACCAACGGCGTGTGCACCAGCTACAGCCTAGCATTACACCGGcggcaaccaccaccaccaccaccaccaccaccccccgtCTGTATTACACCGGCAGCGTCGACTGTGCCGTGCAAACGGTGCGCAACGAAGGCTTCCGAGCGCTGTACAAAGGTTTCATCCCGACCTGGGTGCGGATGGGCCCGTGGAACATCATTTTCTTCATCACGTACGAGCAGCTGAAGCAATTCTACTGA